The Urocitellus parryii isolate mUroPar1 chromosome 6, mUroPar1.hap1, whole genome shotgun sequence genome includes a window with the following:
- the Ctcfl gene encoding transcriptional repressor CTCFL: MAATEVSGPSAQFTKIKKPDVLPAQVPEQGMQEETVRRSGSPQGASELQAKHLEGELSLVPAPSEKHILTLQTVHLASEDVEMRELGWLSAQPAEEVQVVVQADSGLPSLLWLREEPQQSAQQCLAISVQEELFPLQGVEVMQFHLLEENVSATGEERQLAASGAQSTGLTKLEKGEEEEQLVVENRSTESTEEQFFLVEARPGDEGKDEIVLTISNLNVEEQQDKPASGQADVEKASSIKNQRKTKGRPRTFRTFRCSACVFTSSRVSSFNRHMKTHTSEKPHMCHLCLKAFRTVTLLRNHVNTHTGTRPYKCGDCDMAFVTSGELVRHRRYRHTHEKPFSCSLCKYASVEASKLKRHIRSHTGERPFQCRLCSYASKDSYKLKRHMRTHSGEKPYECHVCHARFTQSGTMKIHVLQKHSENVPKYQCPHCATIIARKSDLRVHLRNLHTYKATEMRCRYCSAGFHERYALIQHQKTHRNEKRFKCQHCSYACKQERHMTVHVRTHTGEKPFECLSCDKRFRQKQLLNVHFRKYHDSDFIPTVHKCPKCGKGFSRWSNMHRHAEKCDSGQERAATSGKGRRMRKRRPTVPQEAGKDDGTSFTQTRFPWDEAAAAEVSVASGALLPGQAAPVPREETAAGGRALGEDMTCEIILNMMVE, encoded by the exons ATGGCCGCCACCGAGGTCTCGGGCCCTTCCGCGCAGTTTACCAAAATCAAAAAGCCTGATGTGCTGCCGGCTCAAGTCCCAGAGCAGGGTATGCAGGAAGAAACGGTGCGCAGATCTGGGAGCCCGCAGGGCGCCAGCGAGCTGCAGGCCAAGCACCTGGAGGGAGAGCTGTCGCTGGTGCCCGCCCCAAGCGAGAAGCACATCCTGACACTGCAGACCGTGCACTTGGCTTCTGAAGACGTGGAGATGCGGGAGCTGGGCTGGCTGAGTGCACAGCCGGCAGAGGAGGTGCAGGTGGTGGTGCAGGCCGACAGCGGGCTGCCGTCGCTGCTGTGGCTCCGCGAAGAGCCCCAACAGAGTGCGCAGCAGTGCCTGGCCATCAGCGTCCAGGAAGAGCTGTTCCCGCTGCAAGGGGTGGAGGTGATGCAGTTCCACCTGCTGGAGGAGAACGTGTCCGCAACCGGCGAAGAGCGCCAGTTAGCGGCCAGCGGGGCCCAAAGCACAGGATTGACCAAG CTTGAAAAAGGTGAGGAAGAGGAGCAGCTGGTGGTGGAAAACCGATCAACTGAAAGCACAGAAGAGCAATTCTTTCTTGTGGAAGCAAGGCCAGGAGACGAAGGAAAAGATGAAATTGTTCTGACAATTTCCAATTTAAACGTGGAAGAACAGCAAGATAAACCTGCATCTGGTCAAGCAGATGTCGAAAAAGCCAGCTctataaaaaatcaaagaaaaacaaagggtaGGCCT CGGACCTTCCGGACCTTCCGCTGCAGCGCCTGCGTGTTCACCTCCTCTAGAGTCTCGAGTTTCAATCGTCACATGAAAACCCACACCAGCGAGAAGCCCCACATGTGCCACCTTTGCCTGAAGGCGTTCCGAACCGTCACTCTGCTGCGGAACCACGTCAACACCCACACAG GAACCAGGCCCTACAAGTGTGGGGACTGCGACATGGCCTTTGTGACCAGCGGGGAGCTCGTCCGGCACAGGCGCTACAGACACACCCACGAGAAGCCCTTCAGCTGCTCCTTGTGCAAATACGCGAGCGTGGAG GCCAGCAAGCTGAAGCGCCACATCCGCTCACACACGGGGGAGCGCCCCTTCCAGTGCCGCCTGTGCAGCTACGCCAGCAAGGACTCCTACAAGCTGAAGCGCCACATGCGCACACACTCGG GTGAGAAGCCCTACGAGTGCCACGTCTGTCACGCCCGGTTCACCCAGAGCGGGACCATGAAGATCCACGTGCTGCAGAAGCACAGCGAGAACGTGCCCAAGTACCAGTGTCCCCACTGTGCCACCATCATCGCGCGGAAGAGCGACCTGC GTGTGCACTTGCGCAACCTGCACACCTACAAGGCCACGGAGATGAGGTGCCGCTACTGCTCCGCCGGGTTCCACGAGCGCTACGCCCTCATTCAGCACCAGAAGACCCACAGGAACGAGAAGAGGTTCAAGTGCCAGCACTGCAGCTACGCCTGCAAGCAG gaGCGCCACATGACCGTCCACGTCCGCACCCACACGGGGGAGAAGCCCTTCGAGTGCCTTTCCTGCGACAAGCGCTTCCGGCAGAAGCAGCTTCTCAACGTCCACTTCCGGAAGTACCACGACTCGGACTTCATCCCCACAGTGCACAAGTGCCCCAAGTGCGGCAAGGGCTTCTCCCGCTGG AGCAACATGCACAGACACGCAGAGAAGTGTGACTCGGGCCAGGAGAGGGCGGCCACCTCAGGGAAAGGAAGACGGATGAGGAAGAGGCGGCCGACAGTCCCCCAGGAAGCAGGAAAGGATGACGGTACCTCCTTTACTCAAACTCGTTTTCCCTGGGATG aggctgctgcagcagaGGTCTCCGTGGCCAGCGGGGCCCTGCTCCCGGGCCAGGCGGCTCCTGTCCCCCGTGAGGAAACAGCAGCTGGCGGCAGGGCCCTGGGTGAAGACATGACCTGCGAGATCATCCTCAACATGATGGTCGAGTGA